A portion of the Leptospira barantonii genome contains these proteins:
- a CDS encoding zinc-binding dehydrogenase: protein MKAAVLESGKKILDIRDVPVPSLGPDQVKVKIKACGICGSDVHLVVHGTLKCKHFPRVPGHESSGIVEEIGEKVSRFKKGDRVVIAAGTSCGVCNYCKAGHENLCKDLGVFGFDRDGSFAEYNVVEERYLYSLPEAIPFDQGAILADAVSTPYHAIRYRGNIKDGDTVAIFGCGGLGIHAVAVARALTSGKVIALDVDKGPLENAAKYGADEIINLKEVRNPGKALKEVSNGVDLLADFSGYMSNVEESLRAMNPGGRIVLVGIGRQPLKFQIPFILIEKMISVSGSYGSDRRAIPELIDLYLKGKINLTNSITSHHSLEELNECLEALDERKGNPIRFIIEP from the coding sequence ATGAAAGCCGCAGTTTTAGAATCCGGTAAAAAAATTTTAGACATTAGGGATGTTCCCGTTCCGTCTCTCGGACCCGATCAGGTAAAAGTAAAAATCAAAGCCTGCGGAATCTGCGGCTCCGATGTTCATCTCGTCGTTCACGGAACGCTCAAGTGTAAACATTTTCCGAGAGTTCCCGGTCATGAATCTTCCGGTATTGTCGAAGAGATCGGTGAAAAAGTAAGTCGTTTTAAAAAAGGGGATCGTGTCGTGATCGCGGCCGGAACTTCCTGCGGAGTATGTAATTACTGTAAGGCGGGTCACGAAAATCTTTGTAAGGATCTCGGCGTTTTCGGATTCGATCGGGACGGAAGTTTCGCCGAATACAACGTCGTCGAAGAACGTTATTTGTATTCTCTGCCGGAAGCGATTCCTTTTGATCAGGGAGCGATTCTTGCCGATGCGGTTTCCACACCGTATCACGCGATTCGTTATCGTGGGAATATCAAGGACGGAGATACGGTTGCGATCTTCGGTTGTGGCGGACTTGGAATCCACGCGGTTGCTGTCGCGAGGGCTTTGACGAGCGGGAAGGTGATTGCGCTCGACGTAGACAAAGGTCCGCTGGAGAATGCGGCGAAATACGGAGCCGATGAGATTATCAATTTGAAAGAGGTTCGAAATCCCGGAAAGGCTTTGAAGGAAGTTTCAAACGGAGTGGATCTTCTCGCGGATTTTTCGGGTTATATGTCCAACGTGGAAGAATCTCTTCGCGCCATGAATCCGGGAGGAAGAATCGTTCTTGTCGGAATCGGAAGACAACCGTTGAAGTTTCAGATTCCTTTTATATTGATCGAAAAGATGATTTCCGTTTCCGGTTCGTACGGTTCCGATCGAAGAGCCATTCCGGAGTTGATCGATCTTTATCTTAAGGGAAAGATCAATCTTACGAATTCCATCACTTCGCATCATTCATTAGAAGAATTGAATGAATGTCTCGAGGCTCTCGACGAAAGAAAGGGAAATCCGATCCGGTTTATCATAGAACCTTGA
- a CDS encoding nuclear transport factor 2 family protein translates to MRTAISTLILSGIFAFALSAEKKSNTPVNVVNGFFSAFGKGDLPGVIGSFHENASITAVRKASRKSGELYGSYTGKKGAEEFVSNLGKTFNTKEFVVENVIGNKEVVFANGRFKHELKSTGKTYESDWALKCIVKDGKILEYRFYEDTSSFDVANR, encoded by the coding sequence ATGCGCACAGCGATATCGACCCTGATCCTTTCCGGCATCTTTGCGTTCGCTCTGAGCGCCGAAAAAAAATCGAACACACCCGTCAACGTGGTGAACGGTTTCTTTTCGGCCTTCGGAAAAGGCGATCTTCCCGGTGTGATCGGCAGTTTTCACGAGAACGCATCGATCACTGCGGTGAGAAAGGCTTCCAGAAAATCCGGAGAACTCTACGGATCTTATACCGGTAAAAAAGGAGCGGAAGAATTCGTTTCCAACCTGGGAAAAACGTTCAACACGAAAGAGTTCGTGGTCGAGAACGTGATCGGAAACAAGGAAGTGGTGTTTGCAAACGGACGTTTCAAACACGAATTGAAATCCACGGGCAAAACGTATGAAAGCGACTGGGCTTTGAAATGTATCGTTAAGGACGGTAAAATTTTAGAATATCGTTTTTACGAAGATACTTCCTCGTTCGACGTAGCCAATCGTTGA
- a CDS encoding PAS domain-containing hybrid sensor histidine kinase/response regulator: MLEKEETNRSEMDKVKREYLYRQITKQFPNGGVAVFDRNLRYIIFEGRGLTLIDLTSEFVQGKTMREVFPKDICDLSEPLYHAALEGRSTTIEIPYMGRIFKLEHAPIESENGQIDYGLVMAQDITARKKAEDALKDSELDLRALFSAMTDIILVMDAGGRYLKIAPTKAKFLTAPPTELLGNRVRDFFASDKADLAENTIRKTLQTGKTQNIEYDLEVHGEVLWFEASVSYRSENTVYWVARNITQFKRIENAEKKSQKHLRDIIDGLLPNMFVGLIQPDGVLIEVNKAPLTVANLRFEDVLGKPFDETYWWSYSDRSKERLRESIQRACMGETLRYDTEIRIAGGEFVVIDFAIQPMRDESGAVKFLIASGTVITERKNAEAALQESQQKYRELVENINDVIFSASVLCNVTYISPIIHSLTGYSSDSITGNSFKDMILEEDREFSRRLISSALSGNRDMCECRMKLKDGGSVWVQISVRPIFRDGNIAGFAGVIMDITKRRQLEQRLFRSQKLESLGTLAGGIAHDFNNLLGIMSCHLSILQDEGSDVHKLAKSKEAISKTIKRGADLVGQLLTIARKGDMTLEPVHLNSVIFEVVHLMDETFPKLIEVDLTMNCDLPQVLADHSQIHQVLLNLCVNARDAMEPGGGKITIGTKTVKGEEIRGKHEKAEAAVYLELSVSDTGIGMDSFTKARIFEPFFTTKESGRGTGLGLATTYGIVERHRGFIEVDTELGIGTTFKIFLPAQTQTREAEPKETKEESVSKISTQGSGTILLVEDEDMLREVLTSILEKEGYKVLVAMNGLDAVEIYRTHWNRIDLVLSDVGLPGIEGDRMYYEMKRIHPEVRAILASGFIEPGKKSELLKAGVVDVLQKPYLTVEILNRIKTVIHPGTWSV; this comes from the coding sequence ATGCTGGAGAAGGAAGAGACGAATCGATCGGAAATGGACAAGGTAAAACGAGAATATCTCTACAGACAAATCACGAAACAATTTCCCAACGGAGGAGTCGCCGTTTTTGATCGCAATCTTCGTTATATCATCTTCGAAGGAAGAGGTCTTACTCTGATCGATCTGACCTCGGAGTTCGTTCAAGGCAAAACGATGCGGGAAGTTTTTCCGAAAGATATCTGCGATCTGAGCGAACCTCTATATCACGCGGCTCTCGAAGGAAGATCGACTACGATCGAAATTCCTTATATGGGAAGAATTTTCAAACTGGAACACGCGCCGATCGAAAGTGAAAACGGACAAATCGATTACGGGCTCGTGATGGCCCAAGATATCACCGCGCGCAAAAAAGCGGAAGACGCTTTGAAGGATTCCGAGTTGGATCTAAGAGCGTTGTTCTCCGCGATGACCGACATCATTCTCGTCATGGACGCGGGAGGAAGATATTTAAAGATCGCTCCCACAAAGGCAAAATTCTTAACCGCACCTCCTACGGAACTTCTCGGCAATCGAGTTCGGGATTTTTTCGCTTCGGATAAGGCCGACCTTGCGGAAAACACGATTCGCAAAACGTTACAAACGGGCAAAACACAAAACATAGAATACGATTTGGAAGTTCACGGAGAAGTTCTTTGGTTTGAAGCGAGCGTTTCTTATCGTTCCGAAAATACGGTCTACTGGGTTGCAAGAAACATAACGCAGTTTAAGCGGATCGAAAACGCGGAGAAAAAAAGTCAGAAACATCTCAGAGATATCATAGACGGTCTTCTTCCGAACATGTTCGTGGGTTTGATTCAACCGGACGGAGTTTTGATCGAAGTCAACAAGGCGCCTTTGACCGTAGCCAATCTACGATTCGAAGACGTATTGGGAAAACCTTTCGATGAAACGTATTGGTGGTCCTATTCCGATCGAAGCAAAGAACGTCTTAGAGAATCCATACAAAGAGCTTGTATGGGAGAAACTCTTCGATACGACACCGAGATCCGAATTGCAGGGGGAGAATTTGTCGTAATCGATTTTGCAATACAACCCATGCGGGACGAATCCGGAGCCGTAAAATTCTTGATCGCATCCGGAACCGTGATCACGGAAAGAAAAAACGCCGAAGCCGCGCTTCAGGAATCACAACAAAAATACAGAGAACTCGTGGAGAACATCAACGACGTCATCTTTTCCGCGAGTGTACTCTGCAACGTGACGTATATCAGTCCGATCATTCATTCGCTTACCGGGTATTCTTCGGATTCGATCACGGGAAACAGTTTCAAGGATATGATTCTGGAGGAAGACCGGGAATTCTCAAGAAGGCTCATCTCATCCGCGCTCTCGGGAAACCGGGACATGTGCGAATGCAGAATGAAACTCAAGGACGGCGGTTCGGTTTGGGTTCAGATTTCGGTACGACCTATATTCAGAGACGGTAATATTGCCGGATTCGCGGGTGTGATCATGGACATCACGAAACGCAGACAGCTCGAACAACGATTGTTCCGAAGTCAAAAACTGGAAAGTTTGGGGACTCTCGCCGGAGGTATCGCGCACGACTTCAACAATCTTTTGGGAATCATGTCCTGTCATCTTTCCATTCTTCAGGACGAAGGTTCGGACGTTCATAAACTCGCCAAAAGTAAGGAAGCCATCTCCAAAACGATCAAACGAGGAGCGGATCTGGTAGGACAGTTGCTTACGATCGCAAGAAAAGGCGACATGACCTTGGAGCCGGTGCATTTGAATTCCGTAATATTCGAAGTTGTGCATCTGATGGACGAAACATTTCCCAAGTTGATCGAAGTCGATTTGACTATGAACTGCGATCTTCCTCAGGTCTTGGCGGATCATTCTCAGATTCATCAAGTACTTTTGAATCTTTGTGTGAACGCGAGAGACGCGATGGAACCGGGCGGAGGAAAGATCACGATCGGAACCAAAACCGTCAAAGGCGAAGAGATACGTGGAAAACACGAAAAGGCGGAAGCCGCGGTTTACTTGGAACTGAGCGTAAGCGATACCGGTATCGGAATGGATTCTTTTACCAAGGCGAGAATTTTCGAACCATTCTTTACGACGAAGGAATCCGGAAGAGGAACCGGGCTCGGTCTTGCGACGACATACGGAATCGTGGAACGACATCGTGGATTTATCGAAGTGGATACCGAGCTTGGAATCGGGACCACGTTCAAAATTTTTCTGCCCGCACAAACACAAACTCGCGAAGCGGAACCCAAAGAAACAAAGGAAGAATCGGTTTCTAAAATTTCCACTCAGGGATCGGGAACGATTCTACTCGTGGAAGACGAAGATATGTTGCGAGAAGTTTTAACTTCCATTCTCGAGAAGGAAGGATACAAGGTCCTGGTCGCTATGAACGGATTGGACGCGGTCGAAATTTATAGAACTCATTGGAATCGAATCGATCTTGTTCTTTCCGACGTAGGACTTCCCGGAATCGAAGGGGATAGAATGTATTACGAGATGAAACGGATTCATCCGGAGGTCCGTGCGATTCTCGCGAGCGGTTTTATAGAACCCGGAAAGAAGTCCGAGTTATTAAAGGCCGGAGTCGTAGACGTATTACAAAAACCTTATTTAACCGTGGAGATTCTCAACAGAATCAAAACGGTGATTCATCCGGGAACTTGGAGCGTTTGA
- a CDS encoding beta-class carbonic anhydrase: protein MSELVREVESANEQYSNEFGEKGKLALPPGRRFAILTCMDARLDPAKYAGLSEGDAHVIRNAGGRASDDAIRSLVISYKLLGTKEWFVIHHTDCGMALFTDVIIRRLLANSLETATVGEAGWKDIGKGPGSKEAEFVNWLTFENEFSSVVDDVKRIRNHPLVPKNIPIYGYVYDVKTGKLLPVPEATEIGKALVEEFA, encoded by the coding sequence ATGTCTGAATTGGTTCGAGAAGTAGAATCTGCCAACGAGCAGTATTCCAACGAATTTGGTGAAAAGGGAAAATTGGCTCTTCCGCCCGGAAGAAGGTTCGCGATTCTAACCTGTATGGACGCAAGATTGGATCCGGCAAAATACGCCGGTCTTTCGGAAGGAGACGCGCACGTTATCCGAAACGCCGGTGGCCGGGCTTCCGACGACGCGATTCGTTCATTAGTAATTTCTTATAAACTACTCGGCACGAAAGAATGGTTCGTGATCCATCATACCGATTGTGGGATGGCGCTTTTTACGGACGTGATCATTCGTCGCCTTTTGGCGAACAGTCTGGAAACCGCAACCGTTGGCGAAGCGGGTTGGAAGGATATCGGCAAAGGTCCGGGTTCCAAGGAAGCGGAGTTCGTGAATTGGCTCACTTTTGAGAATGAATTTTCAAGCGTGGTCGACGACGTGAAACGGATCCGGAATCATCCTCTTGTACCGAAGAATATTCCGATCTACGGTTACGTTTACGACGTCAAAACGGGCAAACTTCTTCCGGTTCCCGAAGCTACCGAAATCGGAAAGGCTCTTGTGGAAGAATTCGCTTAA
- a CDS encoding pectin acetylesterase-family hydrolase, producing the protein MKRWAIYFMAACLVLSSADCKKNEDDTDKTILGLVVADFLYNPYEKITPSAGTITVAGASYTNRAYSPACTGADGNTTFSIYRKKVSASNKKLLINFMGGGACWSAYNCFGSSTTTYFNQLNSVPDLFVKVAFQGVMNEKNASNPFKDYDVVFIPYCTGDLHIGSKDTTYTNPNTGTATVVKHRGYDNVLATLKYIQSEYTGVETVFVTGQSAGGYGALLNYPIVRETVKGLNASVKINMLSDASNGVVPNGFFNLLSTQWGADPNLPTWVTGIAGNYLTTGTPSIQDFFTKVSTYYTASGDKTGQYTATFDGNQRFFYKVMTTINAAPTYTDSKTTDPYDSSKTYSSLFGDTDGSSVPDGTPASTDGSSCGWTQQAVTSMNGISGGTTNYSYYIAPGDVHTITTSEDMYGVNSGGTNFVTWLTTLSTGVKPGNVKCTSNSGNCATSNLIKSKINLALSAATSDQSYPSSKNLVTTCGTITGL; encoded by the coding sequence ATGAAACGATGGGCAATATACTTCATGGCGGCTTGTCTTGTTTTATCGTCTGCGGATTGTAAAAAAAACGAAGACGATACCGACAAAACAATCCTCGGTTTGGTTGTGGCGGACTTTTTATACAATCCCTACGAAAAGATCACCCCTTCCGCGGGAACGATCACGGTTGCGGGCGCGAGTTATACGAACCGGGCTTATTCTCCGGCATGTACGGGAGCGGACGGTAATACTACATTCTCCATTTACAGAAAGAAGGTGAGCGCTTCGAATAAAAAACTTCTCATCAACTTTATGGGTGGCGGCGCTTGTTGGAGCGCCTACAACTGTTTCGGATCGAGCACGACCACATATTTCAATCAGCTCAATTCCGTTCCGGATCTATTCGTCAAGGTCGCGTTCCAAGGTGTGATGAACGAAAAGAACGCTTCCAATCCATTCAAGGATTACGACGTGGTTTTTATTCCGTATTGTACGGGAGATCTTCATATCGGTTCCAAGGATACAACGTACACAAACCCGAATACGGGAACCGCGACTGTGGTGAAACACAGAGGATACGATAACGTTCTTGCAACTTTGAAGTATATACAATCCGAATATACCGGAGTGGAAACCGTTTTCGTAACGGGGCAAAGTGCGGGCGGTTACGGTGCGCTCTTGAACTATCCGATCGTAAGAGAAACTGTGAAAGGATTGAACGCTTCCGTAAAGATCAACATGCTTTCCGATGCGTCTAACGGTGTGGTACCGAACGGTTTCTTCAACCTTTTGAGCACTCAATGGGGAGCCGATCCGAATCTTCCGACTTGGGTGACCGGGATCGCAGGCAACTATCTCACAACGGGTACACCTTCGATTCAGGATTTCTTTACGAAGGTTTCCACATACTACACGGCTTCCGGAGATAAGACCGGACAATATACGGCGACATTCGACGGGAACCAAAGATTCTTTTATAAGGTAATGACCACCATCAACGCGGCTCCGACTTATACGGATTCGAAAACGACGGACCCTTATGATTCTTCCAAAACTTATTCTTCTTTATTCGGAGATACGGACGGTAGTTCGGTTCCCGATGGAACCCCCGCTTCCACGGACGGTTCGAGTTGCGGTTGGACACAACAAGCGGTCACTTCTATGAACGGAATCTCGGGAGGAACAACGAATTATTCGTATTACATCGCTCCGGGGGACGTTCATACGATCACCACTTCGGAAGACATGTACGGTGTGAATTCCGGTGGAACCAACTTCGTTACTTGGCTCACAACTCTTTCCACGGGAGTGAAACCGGGGAACGTTAAGTGTACAAGCAACAGCGGAAACTGCGCGACTTCGAATCTGATCAAGAGCAAGATCAATCTCGCATTAAGTGCGGCGACTTCGGATCAATCGTATCCGAGTTCCAAGAATTTAGTGACTACCTGCGGGACCATTACAGGTCTCTAA
- a CDS encoding TetR/AcrR family transcriptional regulator produces MPAKKKSRKKEENSPVRGRPRTQDYEESILKATFELLASKGFYGFSIDDIVEKTGVARTTIYRRWPSKATLAMNTILTLISPYLDFPEGLSLEEGMIKQMKGLAGVFQGDYGKVISSVIGAAQDDAELAKAIKDDYLRPRRKIAVEYIKQGKHTGEFPDVSDSEVEGFIDLLYGGLYFRLLLKHKKPGLDGLESWIRQVFQTIRSD; encoded by the coding sequence ATGCCCGCAAAAAAGAAATCCCGCAAAAAAGAGGAAAATTCTCCCGTAAGGGGAAGACCTCGGACCCAGGATTACGAAGAATCCATCCTGAAGGCCACTTTCGAACTTTTGGCTTCGAAGGGATTTTACGGTTTTTCCATAGACGATATTGTGGAAAAAACCGGGGTCGCAAGAACCACGATCTACAGAAGATGGCCGAGTAAGGCGACCTTGGCGATGAACACCATTCTCACCTTAATCAGTCCTTATTTGGATTTTCCGGAAGGACTTTCTTTAGAGGAAGGAATGATCAAACAAATGAAAGGTTTGGCCGGGGTCTTTCAAGGAGATTACGGAAAGGTAATATCTTCCGTGATCGGAGCCGCGCAAGACGACGCCGAATTGGCAAAGGCGATCAAGGACGATTATCTAAGACCTAGAAGAAAGATCGCGGTGGAATACATCAAACAAGGAAAACACACCGGAGAATTTCCGGATGTCAGCGACTCGGAAGTGGAAGGGTTTATCGATCTTTTATACGGTGGATTGTATTTCCGACTTCTTTTAAAACACAAAAAGCCGGGTTTGGACGGTTTGGAATCCTGGATTCGCCAAGTGTTTCAAACGATTCGGTCCGACTAG
- a CDS encoding PaaI family thioesterase, whose amino-acid sequence MEPETIYREIKASQNGQDWHHKNCFGCGPENSKGIHASFPFHEESGEVRFPFKIEKAFEGAPGYAHGGVLATLLDEAQGVLCFHLGHFVMTDQLYMRYHKAVPLNEEVEVRCWVTMVRRRRLYTKATIHLSKTGELLVSSKARWYDMSERTMRRMFQGTVFPIDTLLQVLEVNQRRGKEIRKRLKLQKAAS is encoded by the coding sequence ATGGAACCAGAGACTATCTACCGGGAGATCAAAGCCAGCCAGAACGGCCAAGATTGGCATCATAAGAATTGTTTCGGTTGTGGACCCGAAAATTCAAAAGGGATCCACGCAAGTTTTCCGTTTCACGAAGAAAGCGGAGAGGTTCGATTTCCGTTTAAAATCGAAAAGGCATTCGAAGGCGCTCCGGGTTACGCGCACGGCGGGGTTCTTGCGACTCTTCTCGACGAGGCTCAAGGAGTTCTTTGTTTTCATCTCGGACATTTTGTGATGACCGACCAGCTTTATATGCGTTATCACAAAGCGGTTCCTCTCAACGAGGAAGTGGAAGTTCGTTGTTGGGTTACGATGGTTCGTAGAAGAAGACTTTACACCAAAGCGACGATTCATCTTTCCAAAACGGGAGAACTTCTCGTTTCCTCTAAAGCGCGTTGGTATGATATGTCCGAAAGAACGATGAGAAGAATGTTCCAAGGAACCGTGTTCCCCATCGACACTCTTCTTCAGGTTTTGGAAGTCAATCAAAGACGAGGCAAGGAAATCCGTAAACGCCTCAAACTTCAAAAGGCCGCTTCCTAA
- a CDS encoding DMT family transporter: protein MAWIYLIIASAFEIGFTTCLKLSDNFSKPTWTGGFVVSAVLSLVFLNKAIQTIPMGTGYAIWTGLGAVGTVLVGIFFHGEPIDFWRGFFLSTLILSVLGLKFLVSE, encoded by the coding sequence ATGGCTTGGATCTATCTCATCATCGCTTCCGCATTCGAGATCGGATTTACGACTTGTCTGAAGTTGTCCGATAACTTTTCTAAACCGACATGGACCGGCGGATTCGTCGTTTCTGCTGTACTCAGTTTGGTTTTTTTGAATAAAGCGATTCAAACGATTCCTATGGGAACCGGTTACGCGATCTGGACCGGTTTAGGTGCGGTGGGAACCGTTCTTGTGGGAATCTTTTTTCACGGAGAACCGATCGATTTTTGGAGAGGATTTTTTCTTTCCACTTTGATTTTGTCCGTCTTAGGTCTTAAATTTCTGGTTTCCGAATAA
- a CDS encoding TolC family protein, with product MCASTQRVVFIRILQFIMLFFFTFEIFSQGNESPLAFFGDPIVKEESDSPVRVRIDLKKAEETFLRNNLSLLAKRLEVEASKAEIIQTRLWDNPVVSVDQNAYNQNTGQYLDASKNGQTAIQIEQLFVLAGKRDKRIRLAQWNANTGEQDFYDLLRTLKLELRVTFYKLFYLKKSLEFFDENIRSIRKTIQSSEAVYKNRDILLSEVLRLKSILFRLETDRSEIVTGIIEKENILKLLLNEPEYSDVVFEIETVGPEEKRNPILAKSAQELLSIAYEKRPDLKALEFGIKAEQTNLALQRSLAVPDLKLGGNWDRAGNYINNYYGVTVSMAIPTFDRNQGNIRESELVLAAKKTKYEEKRIKIRAEVLSAVGRAKEKERLLSEYKESFTKDYQNLAGLMVENYRKKYLTILEFADFFEAYSDSFLKMIRLQSDRIESTESVNYTLGGTILEIGK from the coding sequence ATGTGCGCATCGACACAACGCGTCGTTTTTATTCGTATTCTTCAGTTTATTATGTTATTCTTTTTTACGTTCGAGATTTTTTCCCAAGGAAACGAAAGCCCTTTGGCTTTTTTCGGCGATCCGATCGTTAAGGAAGAATCCGATTCTCCCGTACGGGTTAGAATCGATTTGAAAAAAGCGGAGGAAACTTTTCTAAGAAACAATCTTTCGCTTCTCGCAAAACGTCTCGAAGTGGAAGCGTCGAAGGCGGAGATCATACAAACCCGTCTTTGGGACAACCCGGTCGTTTCCGTGGATCAAAACGCATACAATCAAAACACGGGACAATATCTGGACGCTTCCAAAAACGGTCAGACCGCGATTCAGATCGAACAACTTTTCGTATTAGCGGGAAAACGCGATAAACGAATTCGACTCGCTCAGTGGAACGCGAACACGGGAGAACAGGACTTTTACGATCTTCTGCGAACTTTGAAATTGGAACTCAGGGTTACGTTCTATAAACTATTCTATCTTAAAAAGTCCTTGGAATTTTTCGATGAAAACATCCGATCGATCCGCAAGACGATTCAAAGTTCGGAAGCGGTTTATAAAAATCGGGACATTCTTCTCTCCGAGGTATTGCGTCTCAAGTCCATTCTTTTCCGTTTGGAAACGGACCGCTCCGAGATCGTAACCGGTATAATAGAAAAAGAGAATATTCTAAAACTGTTACTCAACGAACCCGAGTATTCGGACGTGGTATTCGAGATCGAGACCGTCGGTCCCGAAGAAAAACGAAATCCGATTCTTGCCAAAAGCGCTCAGGAACTCCTTTCCATCGCTTATGAAAAAAGACCGGACCTAAAAGCCTTGGAATTCGGCATCAAAGCGGAACAAACGAATCTTGCGTTACAAAGATCTCTCGCCGTTCCGGATCTAAAACTCGGAGGCAATTGGGATCGCGCGGGAAACTACATCAACAACTACTACGGAGTAACTGTTTCTATGGCGATCCCCACCTTCGACCGCAATCAGGGGAATATTAGAGAATCCGAATTGGTTCTCGCGGCTAAAAAGACGAAGTATGAGGAAAAAAGAATCAAGATCAGAGCCGAAGTTCTTTCCGCGGTGGGCAGAGCGAAGGAGAAGGAAAGACTACTTTCGGAATATAAGGAATCCTTTACGAAGGATTATCAGAATTTGGCGGGTTTAATGGTTGAGAATTATAGAAAGAAGTATTTAACGATTTTGGAATTTGCGGATTTTTTCGAGGCTTACAGCGACAGCTTTTTGAAAATGATCCGTCTTCAATCGGATCGGATAGAAAGTACGGAATCGGTAAACTACACGTTAGGCGGAACCATATTGGAGATCGGTAAATGA
- a CDS encoding Ig domain-containing protein has protein sequence MKKSILALLLFSSIFISCDDEKKKQDDNVTLLLLQQLSTLCPSSITMISSNTTINAQVGSAIPSIGIHFTSPSASETQLLANKNCKFDNFTLTSTLPAGLSFNSSTGNVTGTPTAQGGPTAITFTASVTANGGAPVTVTGAKSIKVLAAGVLTCSSVGFAGGCTTKPYSCTNSSFCYSTMSGCLSASECGY, from the coding sequence TTGAAAAAATCTATTCTAGCGTTGTTGCTCTTTTCTTCGATTTTCATTTCTTGCGATGATGAAAAGAAAAAGCAGGACGACAACGTAACGCTTCTTCTTTTACAACAATTGTCCACTCTCTGTCCTTCAAGTATCACTATGATTTCCAGCAATACTACGATCAATGCGCAGGTTGGCAGTGCGATTCCTTCTATAGGAATTCATTTTACTTCCCCATCCGCGAGTGAAACGCAATTGTTAGCGAATAAGAATTGTAAGTTCGATAATTTTACTCTTACGTCTACTTTACCTGCCGGTCTTAGTTTTAATTCTTCCACCGGGAATGTGACCGGAACGCCCACCGCTCAGGGTGGTCCTACTGCGATTACTTTTACGGCGTCCGTAACCGCAAACGGCGGAGCGCCGGTAACCGTTACTGGAGCGAAATCGATTAAAGTGCTCGCGGCCGGTGTGCTCACATGTAGCTCGGTTGGATTCGCGGGCGGCTGTACTACGAAACCTTATTCCTGTACGAATTCATCCTTCTGTTATAGTACTATGTCCGGATGTCTTTCCGCTTCCGAATGCGGGTATTAA